One genomic segment of Leptospira kirschneri serovar Cynopteri str. 3522 CT includes these proteins:
- the lpdA gene encoding dihydrolipoyl dehydrogenase, with protein MSAEFDVVVIGAGPGGYVCAIRCAQLGFKTAIIEKRKTLGGTCLNVGCIPSKALLDSSEEYHKTLHKLEVHGISVGKVDLDLNKLMSRKDQIVKEVTDGVGFLMNKNKIKRYEGFGKVLSAGKVEVALNDGKKETLSAKHIVVATGSVPIDIPGLTVDGKNIITSDHAIELRKLPKKMIIIGAGVIGLELGSVWGRLGTSVTVVEFLPGLISNVDRQMGSLLERSLTSQGMEFLFEHKVKGATTTKNGVKVQIEDSKGASKDLEADIVLVAVGRRPFLEGVGLEDAGVAFTQRKRIQVDAHFKTSVPGIYAIGDAIDGPMLAHKAEEEGVALAELLAGQSGHVNYNAVPYVIYTWPEMAWVGKGEEELKTAGIEYKVGKSLFRPNARSKAMNEAEGQVKILADKKTDKLLGAFVFGPRASDMVAELAVAMEFGASAEDIARSFHAHPTLSEVIKEAAMAVDKWAIHA; from the coding sequence ATGTCAGCAGAATTTGACGTAGTCGTGATCGGCGCGGGACCGGGGGGCTACGTTTGTGCCATCCGCTGCGCGCAACTTGGTTTCAAAACCGCAATCATCGAAAAAAGAAAAACCCTCGGAGGCACTTGTCTGAACGTGGGTTGTATTCCTTCCAAAGCGCTTTTAGATTCTTCCGAAGAATATCATAAAACCTTACACAAACTGGAAGTTCACGGAATCAGTGTCGGAAAAGTGGATCTGGATCTGAACAAACTTATGAGTCGTAAGGATCAGATTGTAAAGGAAGTCACGGACGGAGTAGGCTTTCTTATGAACAAAAATAAAATCAAACGTTACGAAGGTTTTGGAAAAGTATTATCTGCTGGAAAAGTAGAAGTTGCTTTGAATGACGGAAAAAAAGAAACTCTTTCCGCCAAACATATCGTAGTCGCTACCGGGTCGGTTCCGATCGATATTCCGGGTTTAACCGTGGACGGAAAAAATATCATTACTTCTGATCACGCGATTGAACTTCGTAAACTTCCAAAAAAGATGATCATCATCGGAGCCGGAGTGATTGGACTCGAATTAGGATCCGTTTGGGGGAGACTCGGAACTTCTGTGACCGTGGTTGAATTTTTGCCCGGACTCATTTCTAACGTAGATCGTCAGATGGGTTCGTTATTAGAACGTTCTCTTACTTCTCAAGGAATGGAATTCCTATTTGAACATAAGGTAAAAGGTGCGACTACTACAAAGAACGGAGTGAAGGTTCAGATCGAAGATTCTAAAGGAGCGTCTAAGGATCTAGAGGCGGATATTGTTCTGGTGGCGGTTGGACGTAGACCTTTTCTGGAAGGAGTGGGACTGGAGGACGCAGGTGTAGCATTTACACAACGCAAACGAATCCAAGTGGATGCACATTTTAAAACTTCCGTTCCGGGAATTTATGCAATCGGAGATGCGATCGATGGACCTATGCTCGCACACAAAGCGGAAGAAGAAGGAGTTGCTCTTGCAGAACTTCTTGCGGGTCAATCCGGTCATGTCAATTACAATGCAGTTCCTTACGTCATATATACTTGGCCGGAAATGGCTTGGGTAGGAAAGGGCGAGGAAGAATTGAAGACTGCAGGAATCGAATATAAAGTAGGAAAGTCACTCTTTCGACCCAATGCTCGTTCCAAAGCGATGAATGAAGCGGAAGGACAAGTCAAAATATTAGCCGATAAAAAAACGGATAAACTTTTGGGGGCTTTTGTATTTGGCCCAAGGGCTTCGGATATGGTGGCGGAACTGGCGGTGGCTATGGAGTTTGGAGCTTCTGCAGAAGATATAGCAAGAAGTTTCCATGCACATCCGACCTTGTCGGAAGTGATTAAAGAAGCGGCAATGGCGGTGGATAAGTGGGCGATTCACGCGTGA
- the odhB gene encoding 2-oxoglutarate dehydrogenase complex dihydrolipoyllysine-residue succinyltransferase, whose amino-acid sequence MSVEIKVPEMGESITEATIANWVKKEGESVKQDEILLELETDKATMEVPAPSSGVLQKIHKKAGETVKVKEIIGLIDSTATATVSSPSPTNSAQTSGNGTINETLPPAVRKLIEDNGLNPASIIGSGKNGQITKEDVLKAIESKSSVSNAVGTPAAVKATLTLPEIPKAVPSVRRTDLPKENVVPMTRLRKVIAERLVSAQHNAAILTTFNEVDMSAVMELRNRYKDRFKEAHNVGLGFMSFFTKAAIHALKTIPAINAEIRGSDIVYKNYYDIGVAVGGPKGLVVPIVRDADLLSFAGVEQEIVRLANRVKDGKIELAEMEGGTFTISNGGIYGSMMSTPILNPPQSGILGLHNIVKRAVVVNDQIVIRPMMYLALSYDHRIVDGKEAVTFLVKVKEAIEDPSRLLLEL is encoded by the coding sequence ATGTCTGTAGAAATTAAGGTCCCCGAAATGGGGGAATCGATTACGGAAGCTACGATTGCGAACTGGGTAAAGAAAGAAGGAGAGTCTGTAAAACAAGACGAGATCTTGTTAGAATTGGAAACCGATAAGGCGACCATGGAAGTTCCAGCTCCTTCTTCGGGTGTTCTTCAGAAAATTCATAAAAAAGCTGGAGAAACCGTAAAGGTAAAGGAGATCATCGGGCTGATTGACTCCACAGCAACAGCAACTGTTTCTTCTCCTTCTCCAACAAATTCAGCACAAACATCAGGAAACGGAACCATAAACGAAACTCTTCCACCTGCGGTCCGTAAGTTGATCGAAGACAACGGACTCAATCCGGCATCGATTATTGGTTCCGGTAAAAACGGACAAATCACAAAAGAAGACGTATTAAAAGCAATCGAATCCAAATCGTCTGTTTCAAACGCTGTAGGAACTCCAGCGGCGGTCAAAGCGACGCTGACTTTACCTGAAATTCCGAAAGCGGTTCCAAGTGTAAGAAGGACGGATCTACCAAAAGAAAATGTAGTTCCTATGACCCGACTTCGTAAGGTAATTGCAGAAAGACTTGTATCCGCACAACATAACGCCGCAATTCTGACTACGTTTAACGAAGTGGATATGAGCGCCGTAATGGAACTCAGAAACCGTTACAAGGATCGATTTAAAGAAGCGCATAACGTAGGTCTTGGATTTATGAGTTTCTTTACCAAGGCCGCGATTCATGCGCTAAAAACAATTCCGGCGATCAATGCAGAAATCCGTGGAAGTGATATCGTTTACAAAAATTACTATGACATAGGAGTCGCTGTCGGAGGACCGAAAGGACTGGTGGTTCCTATCGTAAGAGACGCGGACTTGCTCAGTTTTGCAGGAGTGGAACAAGAGATTGTAAGACTTGCAAATCGGGTTAAAGACGGAAAAATCGAACTTGCTGAAATGGAAGGTGGGACGTTTACGATTTCCAATGGGGGAATCTACGGTTCTATGATGTCCACTCCGATTCTCAATCCTCCACAAAGTGGAATTTTAGGACTTCATAATATAGTAAAACGTGCCGTGGTGGTAAACGATCAGATCGTGATCCGTCCGATGATGTATCTTGCGCTTTCTTACGATCATAGAATCGTAGATGGAAAGGAGGCGGTCACCTTCCTTGTAAAGGTTAAGGAAGCGATCGAAGATCCAAGTCGGCTTTTACTAGAACTTTAA